GATATCTCAATTGCTACGGACTACGGGACAAACGCAGAAATGGCTCTTAAAGTAAAAGATATAATTTATACGGGATCTGCAGCTGCTGGCCCTGCTCTTGAAGGACAGCAGATAAAGCACGGAAAACTTGCATCTCCATATGCCATATCAGATATAGAAATTGAGGATGGCGCATTCAGGAATTTTGTGCTTAGCGAAGAGATGAAACCTGTCCAGGGAGATCTCGTAGACCCGGCAACAGGAGAAGTGCTTAATGAAGGTCAGATCAAAGCTAAAGGAATTACAGGTACCGGAGTTATAGCACTAATAGAGAAAGGAATGGAAAGCGGACTTATAGAGCTCCCTAAAATTAAGACCCCTGACAGACTCATTCATCTGCAGAACAAGATAGATTTCTCTGAGAAAGACCTGACAGAAGCTGGAAAAGCCATAGGTGCTATCCGTGCAGGGCATATTACACTCTGTGCCGTTGCAGGTATTGAGATGACGGATATCGACAAGGCTTATATGGCGGGCGCTGCCGGCACATATATGGATGCGGCAAAAGCTCAGAAAGTGGGGTTGATCCCATATGCGACAGAAAAAATCTGTCAGCTTGGGAACACCTCACTTGCAGTAGCCCGCGAAATCCTCCTTTCAGAAGAGAGGTTATGGGAGCTCCAGGACATTGCAAGCCAGATAATAGGCACACACATAATGTTTGCTACCGCTCCAGAGTTCAGAGATACATATGTACTCGAACTTGCATACTGGGAAGAGGGTATGCCCTTTAAAATGTTTAAGAAACATCTCAAAAAGAAGGGACTTCCTGTGCTCGGAGATCCTATAGAAAAGCCCAGTATTGAGAAACGTGTGGAGAGAGACATTCCGGTTCTTGGAGAAGAGGGGCTTCATGTACTTGAAAGAGTCGGAACCTACATGACCATGGTTGTCGATTGCCCCGAGTGTAAGAAGTGTATTAAAGTCTGTCCAACTGGAGCCATATCAATTGACGAAGAAAACAGAGTTATGATAAGTACTGATCTATGTGAAGGCGCCCATTGCCAGCGATGCATACGAGCCTGCCCTCCGGAAAAATTTAGCTGGGAGAATCTTGAGGTTTTCGAGCAGCTGTTGCAGGAGTAAAAAGTGTGCTCTCATGACAGGTGTTCTCAGGATCTCTCATCAGGCGGCTTCAAAATTGAATAAATAGAGGAAAGAAAGTTAGAGGGAATAGGTCTCGCGAAGTTTTGTAACAAGTGCTTCAACCTGCTCAACTGCAGTCCCTATGTATTTGTCGGGGTTTACAAGGTTCTCAATATCCATAACAGTTAGATACCTTGCAATTTCGGGGGTTTCCAGGAGTACGGTTTTAAAATGCTGCCCCGTATCATGGGCTTTCATTGCCGCAGTCCGCACAAGCTCGTGGGCTTCCTGCCTGCCCACTCCTCGCTTTGCAAGCTCGATCATTACAGCTTCGCCCATATTGAGACCTCTGAGCAGCTCCAGATTCCTCCGAATGTTCTCAGGATAGAACTTCAGGTTTTCAATCACGTCTATCCCGAGCTTAAGGATGTGATCCGTAAGCACGCAGGCTTCAGGGAAAACTATCCTCTCAGAGGAAGAGTTTGTCAGGTCTCTTTCATCCCACAGGGTATTATTTAAAAGCTCAGGCTCGACCATAGCCCTTACAATTTTTGCAAGTCCGCATATCTGCTCGGACTTTATGGGATTGCGCTTATGAGGCATTGTAGATGACCCTACCTGCTTTTCTCCAAAACTTTCCTCAATCTCAGCAATTTCACTGCGCTGGAGAGTCCTGATTTCTATACCTATCTTATCCAGGGTCGTGACTGTATTTGCCATCCACATTACAAATTCGGCATGCCTATCCCGCTGAATAATCTGGCTGGAAACGTCTACAGCCCCGATTCCAAGATTCTGCATAGTAAGTTTCTGGATAAGAATTCCGGCTTTTCCAAAGGCAGCCTGGGTTCCGACTGCTCCGGTCATCTGCCCAACTGTCACTCTTGGAGTGAGTTGATTGAGACGTTCCAGATGTCTTGAGATCTCAGAAGACCAGATCGCAAAACGCAATCCGTAAGTCGTTGGAACCCCAATCTGCCCGTGGGTTCTTCCGCAGCAGACCGTATGCTTGTGTGCTTCAGCCTGGTTAACCAGAGCCCTGAGTAAAGTTCTGAGTTTATCTTCCAGAATATCGATTGCGTCCTTGATCTGAAGAGCTGTCGCCGTATCCAGGATATCATTTGAAGTAGCTCCGAAATGTACCCATTTTCCGGCGTCATCTCTGCACTGTTCAGAAATTGCAATGACAACAGCCATCATATCATGGTGGATCTCAGCCTCAATTTCATCAACCCTTTCGGCTTTTACAGAAGAAATACTCTGGGATATGATTTCAGCTGCATCTGCTGGAATCAAACCCATATCTGCCTCAGCACGGGCAAGGGCGGCTTCTACCTGCAGAATCTTTGCAAGTCTGTTCTCCTGGCTCCATACGTGTTTCATTTCTGCGGTACCATAGCGGTAGTCTATAGGATGAATCGCCACACCAATCACCATTGATAAGATAAGAATTAATTAATTCTGAGGGAATTAAATTAATAGGGAATTATATTCCGAATCTGAAAGTCTCCGTTAATTAAATAATTTTAGCCTTATTGATTCTTAGTACCATTAGATCTCGATGTTAACTTAATGTATCATTAGATCTCGATGTTAACTTAATTATAGTTTAATGTCAGCTTGATTACAGTTTTGCTTTTGGGTTAAGTATAGAGTAGGGAATAAACAACGTAACCAATAAATAAACTTTGAGTTGGCAGGACAGGAAGAACAACAAATTTGTTAAAAGTAAAAAAGATTGCAAACTCAATAAAAGGTGGACTTTTGATGAAAAACATTATATTCCTTAACATCCATTAAGCGGGCTATATACCATATCAATATTGAAAAATAATAGCAGGTTACAAAAATGGCTCGTTTTCCAGAAGCAGAAGAAAGATTATTAAATAAGAAAATTTGTATGAAGTGTAATGCCAGGAATGCAATAAGAGCAACCCGCTGCAGAAAATGCGGCAGCAGTGCTCTTCGGGTTAAATCCAAGGAATCCAAGGGAGCATGATCTTTTTTGCAGGTGGAAGCACACCTTCAGAAAATCATTGATCAGGAAGGAAAAGTCCATCTTACCCTTATCGATCCCGCTTCCCAGACGCCTGAACGAGCTGCTGAAATCGCTCTTGCAGCCGTCAAGGGAGGCACCGATGCCATCATGATAGGGGGTTCAACCGGGGCATCGGGAACCCTGCTTGATGAGACCGTCATAAAAATAAAAGAAAAGGTAGATGTCCCTACCATCCTTTTCCCGGGGAGTGCAGCCGGACTCAGCAGGTATGCAGATGCCGTATTTTTCATGAGCCTGCTGAATTCGAGAGATATAGCGTATGTGATCACAAATCAGGTGCTTGGAGCTCCGCTTATATACAGAAGCCAGATCGAACCTATCTCCATGGCATATATTATTGTCGAGCCCGGAGGAACGGTTGGCTGGGTAGGAGACGCAAAGCTGATTCCCAGGAAGAAGCCTGAAATTGCTGCTGTATATGCCCTTGCAGGCAAATACCTTGGCATGCATTACACCTACCTTGAGGCTGGCTCTGGAGCTGATACGCCTGTCAGCCCTGAGATGATAAGAACTGTCAAGCAGGTACTCGGAGAGAACAAACTCATAGTTGGCGGTGGGATCAGAGACGCAAAAACTGCAGAACTCTGCGCTTCTGCAGGTGCAGATATGATAGTTACCGGCACCATTCTTGAAGAAGTAAAGGATGTTACTGCAAAGGTGGCTGAAATTGTATCAGCGATAAAAAGATGATGTCTGAAAAAAGACTCGGGATGTGCTGCCTGCATTAAAAAGAACTTATTTAAAAATAACTTATTAATTCCTTACTTCTTTTAAAATATTTATTTTTTTCCAGAGAACTTTTCCAGAGCGGAGACTATCTTTAACATCTGTGCAGAAATTAAAACCCACTTTTTAGCAGCTAAACAGGAATGAAAACTCATTTATTTTATTAAGTAGATATTATTAAGACCGGAAAAGGCTAGATAAAAATAAATAAGTTTTTAAAAATAAATAAGGCTTTCAATCCTGAGAAACTTCTCATTTAGTTCTAAATTTGAGATATTGTTGTTCCGGAGAATTTTTGAACATTCAGGGCGAAAATTGTAGGCTGTTGAAGCCCAAGTCACAGCAGCCGATTGTAATAAATAGTTATAAGGTAATATTTGACTCCTATTTTAGTATAAGACTGTATGGCGCAAAAGGATCCGAAAAATGTAGAGAATGAAAACAAATTACCACACACGATTGGCAGAATTGTAGAACTGAGTACGGGTCCGGCATTAACTTGCGATCAACACTAAGAGGTATGATTATGCTCAGAGTTTCCAACCTGGTTAAAGAGTATGAGGTACGTTCCGAAAAAATAAGAGTGCTGGACAATATCGACCTGACGGTGGAAGATGGAGAAATTCTCGGGATTACAGGTCGAAGCGGAAGTGGGAAATCAACCCTGCTGCGCATTATCCGGGGAGTGGAACCCTTTCAGCAGGGGACCGTGGAAATCGATGGAAAAGTTATAACTCCTGATTCAGGAATTGAAGGGGAGAAATTTTTAAAAAGCGTAACCGCAATACACCTCCAGCGGAATTTCGGGCTCTGGAACGGGCCTGCAATTGAAAATGTAATGAGAAAACTAAATTACCTTCGAGTGGGGCACGAATCCCTCCCCCCAATTGAACGCCTTCCTCATGATATACCTAACGAATACGATGAACTCTTTGAAGAAGCAATGGAGTACTTAAAGCTCGTGGGTCTGGAGCATAAAGCACTTCATTCAACTAATCTCCTTAGCGGAGGAGAAAAGCAGAGAGTCGTAATGGCAAGGCAGCTTGCCGCAAAGCCAAAACTCCTTCTCCTCGATGAACCTGTTACAATGACTGGACCAGACACAAAACAGGAAGTTCTTGATGTAATAAAGAACCTGAAAAAGAAATTAAATATCCCGATTATAGTGGTTTCTCACCTTCCGGAAATTCATGCCTATCTTGCTGACAGGGTAATCTTTCTTGAAAATGGAAAAATCATAGCCGATGGAGAACCTACGTGGGTGCTAAAAAATTTCCTCCGGGATATGAAACCAAGGGAAGAGCTTGCACAGCCTGAGAAAAAAGAGGTTTGCATCAAAGTTAGGGGAATCTCGAAACGCTATTCCCTTATACGGGTGGGGGAAGTCCTTAATATAAAAGATTTTTCTCTCGACATTTACAGAGGAGAGATTCTTGCTCTTATAGGCTCATCTGGAGCTGGAAAAACAACGCTTATGAAGCTTATGGAAGGGCTCATCAAGCCGAAAGGAGG
The Methanosarcina thermophila TM-1 genome window above contains:
- a CDS encoding methylamine methyltransferase corrinoid protein reductive activase, with the translated sequence MSYGVAIDLGTSGYRAQKIDLDTKEIRRTVITLRNPLPGANVMDHMDFGIRYGQELAHGLSINAVKILFRALDVKSEELERLSICGNPIQLSIFQGISIEDLAYAGERKKKKYNIQEQDRSARIIHSSEISGLEEYDCEVVVPPAIKHEVGADALALIVKSGMLDSNDISIATDYGTNAEMALKVKDIIYTGSAAAGPALEGQQIKHGKLASPYAISDIEIEDGAFRNFVLSEEMKPVQGDLVDPATGEVLNEGQIKAKGITGTGVIALIEKGMESGLIELPKIKTPDRLIHLQNKIDFSEKDLTEAGKAIGAIRAGHITLCAVAGIEMTDIDKAYMAGAAGTYMDAAKAQKVGLIPYATEKICQLGNTSLAVAREILLSEERLWELQDIASQIIGTHIMFATAPEFRDTYVLELAYWEEGMPFKMFKKHLKKKGLPVLGDPIEKPSIEKRVERDIPVLGEEGLHVLERVGTYMTMVVDCPECKKCIKVCPTGAISIDEENRVMISTDLCEGAHCQRCIRACPPEKFSWENLEVFEQLLQE
- the purB gene encoding adenylosuccinate lyase; amino-acid sequence: MAIHPIDYRYGTAEMKHVWSQENRLAKILQVEAALARAEADMGLIPADAAEIISQSISSVKAERVDEIEAEIHHDMMAVVIAISEQCRDDAGKWVHFGATSNDILDTATALQIKDAIDILEDKLRTLLRALVNQAEAHKHTVCCGRTHGQIGVPTTYGLRFAIWSSEISRHLERLNQLTPRVTVGQMTGAVGTQAAFGKAGILIQKLTMQNLGIGAVDVSSQIIQRDRHAEFVMWMANTVTTLDKIGIEIRTLQRSEIAEIEESFGEKQVGSSTMPHKRNPIKSEQICGLAKIVRAMVEPELLNNTLWDERDLTNSSSERIVFPEACVLTDHILKLGIDVIENLKFYPENIRRNLELLRGLNMGEAVMIELAKRGVGRQEAHELVRTAAMKAHDTGQHFKTVLLETPEIARYLTVMDIENLVNPDKYIGTAVEQVEALVTKLRETYSL
- a CDS encoding 50S ribosomal protein L40e; the encoded protein is MARFPEAEERLLNKKICMKCNARNAIRATRCRKCGSSALRVKSKESKGA
- a CDS encoding geranylgeranylglyceryl/heptaprenylglyceryl phosphate synthase, yielding MQVEAHLQKIIDQEGKVHLTLIDPASQTPERAAEIALAAVKGGTDAIMIGGSTGASGTLLDETVIKIKEKVDVPTILFPGSAAGLSRYADAVFFMSLLNSRDIAYVITNQVLGAPLIYRSQIEPISMAYIIVEPGGTVGWVGDAKLIPRKKPEIAAVYALAGKYLGMHYTYLEAGSGADTPVSPEMIRTVKQVLGENKLIVGGGIRDAKTAELCASAGADMIVTGTILEEVKDVTAKVAEIVSAIKR
- a CDS encoding ABC transporter ATP-binding protein, with product MLRVSNLVKEYEVRSEKIRVLDNIDLTVEDGEILGITGRSGSGKSTLLRIIRGVEPFQQGTVEIDGKVITPDSGIEGEKFLKSVTAIHLQRNFGLWNGPAIENVMRKLNYLRVGHESLPPIERLPHDIPNEYDELFEEAMEYLKLVGLEHKALHSTNLLSGGEKQRVVMARQLAAKPKLLLLDEPVTMTGPDTKQEVLDVIKNLKKKLNIPIIVVSHLPEIHAYLADRVIFLENGKIIADGEPTWVLKNFLRDMKPREELAQPEKKEVCIKVRGISKRYSLIRVGEVLNIKDFSLDIYRGEILALIGSSGAGKTTLMKLMEGLIKPKGGTVEYLCNGEWVDVTQYSKKRMELRRIMSIMNQEFSMSVNSTVREQIRFRLSMKKKGAIEYARKKAKDMGLSDETLDTIYRLPDMPEDEKADILRELNLSDAIYSELFPTIPVTDVDTYAKPVFEALDLPLEVLDKTPYQISGGEHVRAFIALSLATSPEYLMLDEPFGDLDPVTLRDVTNSLKRINERFGTTIVLVSHHMDFVREVAHRAILIENGVLVMDGKPDEVCQELINRSNAPYMEHSLQDLVEGSSGAN